One segment of Oncorhynchus kisutch isolate 150728-3 unplaced genomic scaffold, Okis_V2 scaffold4015, whole genome shotgun sequence DNA contains the following:
- the LOC116373077 gene encoding uncharacterized protein LOC116373077: MLVVRLLSKIQTQTDLYPTDVTRTSQDLIPKVIAAFCAWSGCSETQAYPKNLKSHKVYSTVYKHLLKEFGSEKILQLAVSTQDSTFNRILVKSLSKELLHSCNEASRAASRTSFEATRPEALLMAEDVKATRGKLSFLQRLARLKFDLKPFMMGNKKDSKKNSRHSESKDQTTAEDIILAHPGLPEGLPSTSQQEKPRKRPLLIRMFSTISIGLSKPFKRFSKQA; the protein is encoded by the exons ATGTTAGTGGTGAGACTTCTGTCAAAAATCCAAACCCAAACTGATCTGTACCCAACTGACGTCACACGCACGTCACAAGACCTGATTCCAAAAGTTATAGCTGCCTTCTGTGCATGGTCAGGCTGCTCTGAGACCCAAGCTTATCCCAAGAACCTGAAGAGTCACAAAGTATACAGCACCGTCTACAAACATCTGTTGAAGGAGTTTGGCTCAGAGAAAATACTCCAACTGGCCGTGTCGACTCAGGACTCCACATTCAATAGGATTCTTGTGAAGTCATTGAGCAAGGAGCTTCTCCACAGTTGTAACGAGGCATCAAGAGCAGCCTCAAGAACATCTTTCGAAGCCACCAGGCCAGAAGCTCTTCTCATGGCTGAAGATGTGAAGGCTACCAGAGGGAAGCTGTCTTTCCTACAAAGGCTTGCCAGACTGAAATTCGACTTAAAG CCATTCATGATGGGAAACAAGAAGGATTCCAAGAAGAATTCCCGCCATTCTGAATCCAAAGACCAGACTACTGCTGAAGATATCATAT TGGCACATCCTGGACTCCCAGAGggtcttccctccacctctcaacAGGAGAAGCCTCGCAAACGTCCCCTTCTAATCAGGATGTTTTCCACCATCTCCATAGGCCTATCCAAGCCATTCAAACGGTTTTCAAAGCAAGCTTAA